One genomic segment of Fundulus heteroclitus isolate FHET01 unplaced genomic scaffold, MU-UCD_Fhet_4.1 scaffold_848, whole genome shotgun sequence includes these proteins:
- the LOC118562264 gene encoding transmembrane protein FAM155A-like, protein MTRGVWMRRQHDECLKYWSAPRENEKPFTEPERAQRWRQSLASLLFITVLLSDHLWFCAEAKLTRTRDKRSDEGQAIPGAGEKKQNSPQPHHIPTSPDPRRLARELDVIFIGNSTKPLWRMDTCHPDGVSRDCFTFTDALTVCLGLSGGEEEGAQWAYVNLSDLYLSFCNSYSLLDLFYGFTSPDVLNCSLDTAMGVDLLGCAECIRAYQRLDRQAEENYRDFELLVQKYETDAYSVRTCMDECKGSVATC, encoded by the coding sequence ATGACCAGGGGTGTTTGGATGCGTCGGCAGCATGACGAATGCTTAAAATATTGGTCTGCACCCCGAGAGAACGAGAAGCCATTCACGGAGCCGGAGCGGGCCCAGAGATGGCGACAGTCGCTGGCTTCTCTGCTCTTCATCACCGTCCTGCTCTCTGATCACCTGTGGTTCTGCGCCGAGGCCAAGCTGACACGGACCCGCGACAAGCGGTCGGACGAGGGGCAAGCGATCCCGGGCGCGGGCGAGAAGAAGCAAAACTCCCCCCAACCACACCACATCCCAACATCACCCGACCCCCGCCGCCTCGCCAGAGAACTAGATGTTATTTTTATAGGGAATTCTACCAAACCTCTGTGGCGGATGGACACCTGTCACCCGGACGGCGTGTCCAGAGACTGCTTCACTTTCACGGATGCTCTGACCGTGTGCCTGGGCCTCTCTGGCGGAGAAGAAGAGGGGGCACAGTGGGCGTACGTGAATCTGAGCGATTTGTACCTTTCTTTTTGTAATTCCTACTCACTTTTGGATTTGTTTTACGGGTTTACGAGTCCGGACGTTCTGAATTGCTCCCTGGATACGGCCATGGGGGTGGATCTGCTGGGGTGCGCGGAGTGTATCCGGGCTTATCAGCGTCTGGATCGGCAGGCGGAGGAGAACTACAGGGACTTTGAGCTGCTGGTTCAGAAGTACGAGACGGACGCGTACTCAGTCAGGACATGCATGGATGAGTGCAAG